Below is a window of Oncorhynchus clarkii lewisi isolate Uvic-CL-2024 chromosome 19, UVic_Ocla_1.0, whole genome shotgun sequence DNA.
agtttcatcatagcacttcatgtttttttttgcgactgcacttgagtagattttcaaagttcttgaaattttccagattgactgaccttcatgtcttaaagtaatgatggacttatttgcttatatgagctgttcttgccataatatggacttggtcttttaccaaatagggctatattctgtatacttgtcacaacacaactgattggctcaaacgcattaaggaaagaaattccacaaattaactttttttagcaaggcatacctgttaattgtatgcattcaaggtgactacctcatgaagctggttgagaaaatgcaaagctgtcaaggcgaagggtggctactttaaagaatctcaaatatataaaatatattttgatttgtttaacttttttgcttactacatgattccatgtgttatttcatagttttagatgtcttcattattattctacaaagtaaaaatgaagaaaaaccctgcaatgagtaggtgtccaaacatttCACTAGTACTGTACATGGTTAATTCCTGTTTCCCTTCCCCAAGGGAATGCATCTGTCTGTGTCTCCCCGCACATACAATTATGTTTATTACATATCAATCCATATCAACAGTAAATCAAATACAGGAAAATAATGACTCAAATCATTTCCCATTACAATTCTCACAGTACATTTACAGGGAAGGCATCGATGGGTAGTGGTACCTCTAGAAACAGCCAGTTAGTCAGAGAACTGTCAAGAGTTCCAGCACTGTCCATCACCTGTGGTGCTGAAACGTTCCCTTCTGCTGTAGCACATTCCAACAGTACGccacataatacccataaaaccacagaaatggttccaattgtttttccgccattcatttttcacattgtGTGTTTCACAAAAGAAATTGAATTAACTGTGTTTGGTGTTGGCTTACCTTTTGCGTGATGTTTTTGATAGCCGTgagttttatcaatatatttgcctcaattgacaaaaaaaatattgctACGCTAATTATTGATAAAGTTACCTTGTCCAAGACATTTGCGCGGTTATCAacacatcacgccagggtaagcctacacaaaacacaaacCTTATGAATTAGTTCTAAAATCCCAATGGAAAAATTAATGTAAAAAAACCcagattggaaccatttccgggttttatgactcatactgtggtactcaattccctgggagggaaagagaggaaaacGGAGAGGAATACACCCTAGTGTCAGCTGTGAGAAACAACGTCTCTCTTTATTCACACACTTAcactttacatacatttttacatgTGGTTGTGCTGGGCTAAAACAACACATCTGACTCAAATAATCGGCTAATCATCAAGCCATTAATTAGTCGAATCGGGTGTTTTTAGTGCaaagttaaaaataaaaatggtacTCTGTGGGTCCCCAGGACCGGAGTTGCAAAACACTGTGCTTAGTGACTCAATTGTAATATCACCCTACCCAATCCTCCTCCATCCAGGTGAGTCACCACCCTCCTGCAGCGGCTCATCATGCCATCTCAGAGAGAGGCTGGACCCTCCGACAGGAGATCTCCCTCGCCAGCAAGTTCAGGGGAAAATACCTCTCCATCATGCCTCTGGGTAAGGCAGTGTGTGAGGACTGATAGTTGCAGCCAATGTTTTCATCACGCTCAATCTTTGTTTGTTTAGTTGGCATTTGACATGTTTACTGTGGTGTAACTGTCTTCCACAGGCTCTATCCAATGTATGTTTGAGAAGAGCAACAATCACTACTCGTGGAAGAAAGTTACTACAACAGTACACAACATCATTGTGGGCAAATTGTGGATCGACCAGGTAAGAAAAATATCACACACGATGGCTATATCTGTTAGTGACATTATCATGCCACAATCTTTGGAATAGACATATGCAGAACCAACTGTGGGTGTTAGGAGATTTTAGACCAATCCCAAAAAACATTCAAGATGTATTTTGttgatctacacacacacagaattccattttctctctctgtttttctcagtCGGGCGAGATAGACGTGGTGAACCACCGGACTGGCGACCGCTGCCATCTCAAGTTTGCCCCGTACAGCTACTTCTCCAGAGACGTGGCCAGGAAGGTGACTGGTGTGGTGGCAGACAAGGAGGGTAAGGCCCACTATGTGCTGTCAGGGACGTGGGATGAGAAGATGGAGTTCTCCAGGGTGATGCAGAGTAATAAGGGCGAGAACGGCACCGAGGGCAAACAGAAGACCGTCTACCAGACGCTCAAAGCCAAGGAGCTCTGGAAGAAGAACCCACTACCGTGAGTAgagggtgggggtgggtgggtgagggtgtgttttttacattttatttagatTTATTTTTTGCTGAAGTGCAGCAAACGAGAAAGACATTTGGTGTGTCAAAGAACACAGCTTTTTCAATCATCTCACCTCTGtttggtctctctcgctctctcatttcCCTTCTTTATTTCCCATCCTCTCATCTGCAGTGAGGGTGCGGAGACCATGTACTACTTCTCGTCGCTGGCGCTGACGCTCAATGAGCCCGAGGAGGGTGTGGCGCCCACCGACAGCCGGCGACGGCCCGACCAGCAGCTGATGGAGGCGGGCCGGTGGGACGAGGCCAACGCCGAGAAGCAACGGCTGGAGGAGAAGCAGAGGAGCGTCCGccgcgagagggagcgagaggccCAGCAGGCAGCCAACCTGCCTgaggagggggcagagggggTGGAAGTAGCAGAGGAcggtgagaaagagggaggggggcgaGGGAAGGAGGTGCAAGAAGGGCTATATCCCAGTTTATCTCCTTCCTTCCAAGGTGTTCACTTTCCTGTACTTATTTGAAAGGAAATTACTGGTATAAGAAACATGGTGGAGACACCCACTAACCTATGTCTCACCAATCCAATATTTGAAGTAGTAAACAAGTGCACAATTGAGGATATTATTGGGACATGCCCAAGATGGGAGCAAGATCTATTTCTTGTGCTTGTAAGCAAGTACTCACCATTAACTTGAATGAGGAGTCTGGTCTCTTTGGCTTCTATTGTagttagagagaggaaaaggagatgGAGGCAGGTTGGAGGAAAGACAAAGTGAGTGTGTCGTCCCAGAGCTGTCTGTGTTCAtagtctacctgtctgtccctttctcctcttgtatatatctctctttcacacgtttgtctgtctctctgtcccccaagCTGTCATTGAGGACTCTTTCATCACTGACTCGCCTTTGAAAAGCAAgtactcctctcttccccctattGTCTCACTACCTttactatcacacacacacacacaatccgttCCACTTTTCACACGGTAGGTGTATGTAATAACTCTGACGAGCCATCATATCCCACTTTATTCATCTATCCATCCTTGGTTTATGCTGTGTTCAGCCGATGCAGTGGAGATTGGTACGGAAGCGAGCCAGGCTTCGGACGAAAGCAAGTACCACAAACTCCCCCCTTTCCTCCGTCCATCTGTGTCCTTATAGCACACTCCCTCGTTTTCTCCACCCTTTCGCTCTCTTATTCCCTCTCCTTCTGACACTTGATCCTGCTATCACTTTCCGTTTAGTGTGTGTATACAAAGGTAGTTAGATAGCTTTTTTTGTGTCGCAAATATGCTTGTCAATCAATACTGtgttcattagtgcacactgtaccaaaatgttttgcaacaactCTTATttgacaagttcaggtagtcccttcTTGTTTTGGAATGTTTGTCTACCTAAGATGTCTAGTGAATATGACCCAGATTTCCAGGCTATGCCTAGAAATGACTTATCATTGTGCTGTGAAATTCACCTTTGAATTCTAATACTCGAGGAATGTTTAAATTGATATGCAGCAATGTCCTGTGGTAGCAAACAGCTCAGTAGCGTAGTTAAAATAGGCTAGCTTTAATTTTTCACATCACACCAGTAAGTATCATAGTatatgaaatacatttatttggttAGGTTGCAGGTtcgcccccccccctcttcttttCATAATTTCATTCCTTTGTCAATTTTtcatgttcctctctcccccttcagcGGACCCTGATGATTCTCCACCTCACACTCCAAGCAAGTagccctctactctttctctctatatcactGTTTTTCTATCCGCACACTCACATACTCATCTGTCAGTCTTCCCTTTTGCAGCCTCACGTGGTCCACCCCACTCAGAGTATCAAAGCAAGTATTCATTGTTCGGGACACACACAACCATGATTTAATTCTCGTACCTTTTTAGATACAATTTCCACATCAGCCATCATTCCACCATCCCTCATATTtccatttgccccccccccccccagtcgaTGACATGGAAGGTCATTATGGAGCTGCTGTCAAAAGCAAGTAGCACCAgtgctgttctttctctctccttctgtctctttctctgttgtCGTTTGTCTCCTTCCTCTTAGAAGCTCTAGTAGTTGCAGTATAACTTGGTTGAGAAATACTAGTTCCCAAAGTCTTGCGGTGGTCGTATGTCAAATCTTGTAGCACTAGAAATGATAACTCTGGTAACTATTGTAGCTAGACACCACCATACTGCTGCAATGGTGTCCTTGTCATCCTATTGTTCTAATGTTCTGCTTCTCCAGGATCATACCAAAGAGGGATGAGCCAATACTGTCATAATCATTGCCCAAGCAGTGACCGAAAAACTCCTGACCTCATCCTTCTTTTATATGGTCTTGATGCAGAAGTCCCTGTCCCAAAGCTTCCATGGCAGGTCCTCAACATCTATGGTTATTTCAATGGATTAAATGGCTTTCTTTTTCTCTTATTCCCGTCAGGCGTCCACCAGGACAACTATGAGGCGATGTGGTTCGAGCGGACTGAGGACGCCGTCACGGGAGAGTCCATGCACGTCTACAAGGGGGGCTACTGGGAAGCGAAGGACCACGGCAGCTGGGACGTGTGCCCCGATATATATTGACCCCCCCCCATCAGCGAATAGTACTAACCCAGGCATTTGGAATATGGAAGGCCACAAGCTGCCCTTTTTCCCCAATTGAAGAAGGGGCAACCTGGGTATCGACCCTGTTTAACCCCAACCCTCCCTCTTTCAGGATAGATTTTGGGTTGTAATGCCCCCAACCTCTCCCCTATCACTCTCTGTGGGGATGGTGTGCACAGGGGCAGTGAGACCCTGCAGGACAGTGCAACCGGACAGGGGGACAGACCTGTTTTCTTCTGCCTTCATCTTCTGTGTAGGGTCCGTTTCTCCTAGATGCTGATCTGGGGTCCGTTTTGCATTTCCCACCATTGGGGGAGccgaagctgatcctagatctgtagctAGGGAAAACGTCACCCCCGATGCTTCAGCTTCACTACAATGATTAGATATCTCCCTGTAGAGCCACTGGCTAGGCCttagtctttctctgtctcttcctttgccgctctctttctctcacacttcATCTCTTGCTATGTTAGTCTGTGGAAAAGACTGGGGGCAGATTCTAGCAATTTAACACTACCTTGTTCCTCTTCCTAAGGATATGGACAGTTTTGTATGAGTAtgtgaagagaggagggggggttatAATAGCAATGGGTTGGTGCTTATGTCTGTTTTGAGGCTGCCAGATTTTCAAAGTTTCACAAATGCTGTAAAGAGGTGTGTGTCCTCCAGAACTTGGTGACATCACATTAGCTCCTCTGCTGCTTGGCACAAGGATAATTTGGGCTTGGAGCCTGTTTTCCATCTCAAAGCAGCGTAATGGTCTAAATGAAGGATGTATCGCCATAATACTATTTAAACAGTTCCTACTATGCCCTACATCCCAAAGATAACTTCCACCTCTTCCAACAGCAAAGCAATCTAGCGTAGctgtagttttttttaaataggatTAGTGTGTGGAGCAGACTTGATCGTAACATATTGGAATAGTGGCCTAGTACTTTACTGGGATGTgtccaaaatagcaccctattccctatatagtgcacttcttttgacacCTTATAGGCcgtgttcaaaagtagtgcactataaattaATAGGGATTCAGGGTGTGAGGCCACTCTTCGTCTACATGAATTaaagtgtgtgtgcagtgctagtACACAATGTGAGCTTGAGTGCAAGGTTTGAGTTCCAAAAATAAATCTTATTTtcaagtgtacttaatgtttgaGTGTGAGGAAAAACTAAAACAGATTGctaatatttgtatatatatcaAATGAAGTAATAATTAGTGCGTTTAAGGTCAGAGAGAACATGAGTTTCTCCTAAAACTGAATTGTAAATTTGTTTGATCACTTCTGTTGTCCTAATCCCTGGCCCTGTACAACATGACTGAACAGTTGTGACCCAAGTTACACTGCTGTGAAGACCAATGGTTGtgaaaaaataaagtgcaaataCAAAAATATCAGTATCAAAACCATTCATGCGTTGTACCAGAGTTTATACTGCCATATTGGTTgtctttttattttcaataattcCATCCTGTTTCTCCATTCATCATACTTTCCTATCTTTTTATGCCCATTCATTCTCTTATGGATCTTGGTCAGTGCACTGTGGTGCTCTGAGTGTAACAGCATCGCAGGGTGATTGTAATAAAGCCTGACTGGAGAAGTACACACTTGCTTTATAACATTATTCCTCTAATGCAACACACTAAAGTGGGCAAAAAGCATAATCTAATGACCCCACAAAGGTTGGGATGTGGTATAAATGTGGTTTGTTTAATGGAACATTGCATTACAAGTTAAGAATTCTTCCAGCTCACATTTGGATTTCCACAAAAGAGACAGGAGGCACTTTTTGCATCGGCAATGCTCCACAGCTGGTTAATTGTTTTTAAAGGGTTTGCTGCTCATGCTCTCCAGTCCCAACAGCCTCACACAGTTAGCATAGCCATGTCAGCCCTAGGCACATCCGAAAGATTAAGTAATATGGTAAATTCCACCACCTTTTTATCCCGGCGGAACTGCAACACCGGGTCATTGCATGTAGCAGATGACCAGTTCTCGCATATCTACATGGGGTGCTTCTGAATGTCCCATCAGTCAACTTGAGCACTCCCTCTACTTGTCCCCTTTCTGTGCAGCTTTTGGGTTCCTGGGCCGTGATTTCAGCAGCATGGCGAGTGTGTCCCTCTTCTCAATCTTCCTCAGCTgtttcttcttcatcctcttgATCTTCGTTGTGTTCCGGATCTGGGATGGAGACGTCACAAAAAAATAAGATGTAGCTTTTAGCCTGGGGCCATATGTATCAAGCGTCAGGACTGATTTAGGATCATTATTGCCTTTTAGATCAAGAATGATGATAACATGTACATGGGGGAACCTGATCATAGAACGTGACAATTGACACATATAGCCCCTGAAGTCAGCAATAGAGATCTGCCTGGCTCACGTAGGTTACAGTGAGAAACAAAGACACCATCATTTGGGATCACGTGGGGCTGCGTGTGTTGACTTACCACTTGCACAACTTCGGCCTTCCTCTCATTCTCAGCTCGCCTTTTCAAGTTCTCCTCATGCCGCTTCCTCTTTTCCTGTATGGGATGAAAGATACCCAAACAGTTACATCATTAGGGGATGCCTAAATAATCAGTTGCACTGCCAACCTCTGTTAAAGAACTGGGAACTCAAAAATACGAGATCGGGTCACTGTGTCAGTGACAGagttcaaacccccccccccccccaagttaccagttgtcttgaacgcacttaAGTCGGAGATTGCAGAGTTTCCAGTTTTGAACGCAGTTTAATCACTACTTCTTAAGATGTTAGTGCACTCATGTGAACAGGTGACAGACCTCTTTCTCCCTGGCTTTGTCCCCCTTGAGTTGCAGGGAATATTTCTTCACCAGCTCCTTCTCTCGCTTGGCTGCCATCTTCTTCTCCCAGGAGGAGCACAGTGGCTTGTCTCTTACAAGAGCAGAGAACCTGAAAAACAAGGTACTTAAAAAGGCACTTTTAATAATTTATGGACACCATTTGCAGTGTTTGCATTGGCTGGGCTGACTAGTAATAGCATATGCAAGCAGTTAATATATTGTAGACTATTGCCCCTACTGACCTTTGCTTGTTGCGGTCCTTCCATACACGTCCGGATTTCGGTTTCCCCAAAGGTATCAGGTCAAGTTTCTCATTTGACTGTGAACGAGTCCTCTTTTTGGCCGTTTTTTTTGGGCGGTCCGGAACCGTCTCCATTGGTACGGGACCAACCTTGTTTTCCTTCTCGGTGCAATGATGTGACACAGCTTGAATAAATGTACCTAATGATTTCCCTACAGGTTTGTCTGATTTGACTGGTTTTGGGTATGCCTCAGCTGTTGCCAATGCATTTGATTTGGACTCCCTGCTTTGAAGTTTTTTCGAAAGAACCTCTTCGGCAACGGGTTCCACGACTACAACCGCTGGTTTGGGTTCCGTCTGGTTCTCTGCATTCTCATTCGGTAACTCTTGAATGACAGATTTCCTTGTTCGGCGTGTTGGAGTCTTCGGTACTTCAGAGTCAAGATACACAGCTGGGGTCCGTACTCTGCGCCCGCTACGAGTCCGAGTCTCAACGGGAGGAGGCAACTCGTCCTCTTCGGCATCCAGTCCTTCATTTGGTGTTGTTTTCTCCCTTGTCGACATGTTGTCAAAATTATATGATGGCGTGACCACAACTAATCAAATACATATGTTGTTATTTACAGAACTTTTAGAGACGACAACATGAGCAGAGCTCGGAAGcccacgtgtgtgtgtttgatactTACTACCACCGAGGGAGAAGAGATGACAGGAAGTATGAGCATACAGTTTGCCTTGGGCAGTCCATGAGACTGCCGCCTACCGGTAAGGCGTTGGTACTGCCATAACACATCGTCACATGACTTCGTCAACTTCCGCATCTCATTTGTTGACGTCAAgtaaggcagtcagtcagtcattcattcagtgCATCACGACATTCAAATATGGCTTGCTCATGCAGGGTTGGAGATGTCCTATTTTGTTCCCTCTTTACAAGCACATTTACATAGTTCATTTCGTAGTAGCTTAGTCTGAATtagttggagaaaaaaaacagacacATACAGCAAGCTAACGTTACCTAATCAGAATTCAAGCCAGCTTTTGGAATGCACTTAACTTGAATGATGTTTAGATTAGCCTATAACTTCAACTAATCGCATGTTCCTTGAACAATTTTTACCCGCTAGTGCACTGATTTAGCATATTTGGATTGATTGCTTTCAAAGTATAGTAGCAAGCTAGCAACATTTCAAACTCTGCTTGGCTGGCATTACCTATCACAGTTGATCTACTGCAAGCTATAGAAATTAATAACCTAAATGTACATTACAATGACCTATTTCCCACTCTGTATCTGTATTCATTTTAATCGAGAAGTAGGCCTTTTCAACGTTGGCATAGCGTCAAGTAATATAAGTACTATAAATTGCTCTCATGATGCGGTCCCTCAGACAACTCTCTCTAAAGTCAGTTTGATGTAGCCATAAAACAAACAGCACACTGACTCCATGGCTCCCCCAGATTTAAAACTACTATATGTAACTCTTACGTTGTAGAAATCTCTGTCAGCTTGGAGTGCAGCAGACCTTCAGTGTGGAATACAATAATGACTACTTCCTTAAGGATGGCGAAGAGTTCCTCTACATCTCCGGTAGCATCCACTACAACAGGATCCCCAGGGCCTACTGGAAAGACAGGCTAGTCGATATGGCCGGACTGAACTCCATTCAGGTGTATGTAGACTTAGCCTGACGACTCACACTAAGTTATTCTGCTGCTCCGTCGTTCGCTATATACTTTACTCTGAGATTGCCATCATTGAAGTCGTTTGTGGTGATGAGGGGCATTGTGAAATAAAAAACAATGGCATCAGCAattggatcgtctctaaccaatcagagtatcaaagccaatgacaatTTTTCAAACCGCCTCTTTACCCatgtgtgttctggctctggcacaacccatcggtttctggaccAATGAGACGGCCCAGAATGTGTTCGGATTCGGTGAAGGGTCGGGAGGTATACTCCGATCCAGACTCATTGTGTAGAAGAAACTTAAGTCCGTAGGCTTGGCGTAGCGTTTAGCAAGGAGcctgggtagccaggcaaatgTAGACTGGCCACTATGTCATAAATACACTGAATGCCAACCAGTTAGATTAGTGTCTTCAATGGTCCTTCTAGTTTTCAGTTAGTAATTTCAGTGGCCAATTTGGACATAGAATTAACGTTGATCAAAGTAATTCAAAGAAAGAGACATTTAATCAAATCACCTCCAAATATTGATAACCAGACAGAATTCCTTCATCGGGCCTTAAACCTCAGACAGAGCTATGATTTACCATCTGGTGGTATGGACTTAAATACTACTTCATTGTCCATTTTGGTTGAAAAATTACATTTGACATTCCAGGTACATCCCCTGCAATTTCCATGAGCTCTCCCCGGATCGGTACAACTTCAGTGGGGACAGGGACCTAGAACACTTCCTGCAATTGGCCCAAGACATTGGTCTGCTGGTTGTACTGAGGCCTGGgccctatacagtgccttgcgaaagtattcggcccccttgaactttgcgaccttttgccacatttcaggcttcaagcataaagatataaaactctatttttttgtgaagaatcaacaacaagtgggacacaatcatgaagtggaacgacatttattggatatttcaaacttttttaacaaatcaaaaactgaaaaattgggcgtgcaaaattattcagcccccttaagttaatactttgtagcgccaccttttgctgcgattacagctgtaagtcacttggggtatgtctctatcagttttgcacatcgagagactgacattttttcccattcctccttgcaaaacagctcgagctcagtgaggttggatggagagcatttgtgaac
It encodes the following:
- the LOC139374888 gene encoding coiled-coil domain-containing protein 86-like → MSTREKTTPNEGLDAEEDELPPPVETRTRSGRRVRTPAVYLDSEVPKTPTRRTRKSVIQELPNENAENQTEPKPAVVVVEPVAEEVLSKKLQSRESKSNALATAEAYPKPVKSDKPVGKSLGTFIQAVSHHCTEKENKVGPVPMETVPDRPKKTAKKRTRSQSNEKLDLIPLGKPKSGRVWKDRNKQRFSALVRDKPLCSSWEKKMAAKREKELVKKYSLQLKGDKAREKEEKRKRHEENLKRRAENERKAEVVQVIRNTTKIKRMKKKQLRKIEKRDTLAMLLKSRPRNPKAAQKGDK